One segment of Betaproteobacteria bacterium DNA contains the following:
- the rpsL gene encoding 30S ribosomal protein S12, protein MPTINQLVRKPRVAEKAKSKVPALEKCPQKRGVCTRVYTTTPKKPNSALRKVCKVRLTNGFEVISYIGGEGHNLQEHSVVLIRGGRVKDLPGVRYHTVRGSLDTQGVKDRKQSRSKYGAKRPKAA, encoded by the coding sequence ATGCCGACCATCAACCAGCTCGTGCGCAAGCCGCGCGTAGCCGAAAAGGCCAAGAGCAAGGTGCCTGCTCTGGAAAAATGCCCGCAGAAGCGTGGCGTCTGTACCCGTGTGTATACAACTACTCCGAAGAAGCCAAACTCCGCTCTTCGTAAGGTGTGCAAAGTGCGCTTAACCAACGGCTTTGAAGTGATTTCCTATATTGGTGGCGAAGGTCACAACTTGCAAGAGCACTCCGTAGTTTTGATTCGCGGTGGTCGTGTCAAGGACTTGCCGGGTGTTCGCTACCACACCGTGCGTGGCTCCTTGGATACCCAGGGCGTCAAAGATCGTAAGCAGTCCCGTTCCAAATACGGGGCCAAGCGTCCGAAGGCTGCTTGA
- the rpsG gene encoding 30S ribosomal protein S7: MPRRREVPKRDILPDPKFGNVDVSKFVNAIMQSGKKSVAERIVYGAFDIITTKSGKDPLEVFGSAMANVRPMVEVKSRRVGGANYQVPVEVRPARRAALAMRWLRESARKRSEKSMGQRLAAEMLEAAENRGGAVKKRDEVHRMAEANKAFAHFRF, translated from the coding sequence ATGCCCCGTCGTCGTGAAGTACCTAAGCGTGACATTCTGCCGGATCCGAAGTTTGGCAATGTCGATGTTTCGAAGTTTGTGAACGCCATTATGCAAAGTGGAAAAAAGTCTGTTGCTGAGCGCATTGTCTACGGCGCTTTCGATATCATTACTACCAAATCTGGCAAAGATCCGCTTGAGGTCTTCGGTTCTGCCATGGCCAATGTTCGCCCGATGGTTGAGGTGAAGTCGCGCCGAGTTGGCGGTGCCAACTATCAGGTTCCGGTTGAAGTTCGTCCGGCTCGTCGTGCCGCGCTAGCTATGCGCTGGTTGCGTGAGTCTGCTCGCAAGCGTTCCGAAAAGTCCATGGGTCAGCGTCTGGCTGCCGAAATGCTGGAAGCCGCCGAAAACCGCGGTGGTGCCGTCAAGAAGCGCGACGAAGTGCACCGTATGGCTGAGGCCAACAAGGCCTTCGCTCACTTCCGCTTCTAA
- the rpoC gene encoding DNA-directed RNA polymerase subunit beta': MKALLDLFKQVTAEEEFDAITIGLASPEKIRSWSYGEVKKPETINYRTFKPERDGLFCAKIFGPIKDYECLCGKYKRLKHRGVICEKCGVEVTLAKVRRDRMGHIELASPTAHIWFLKSLPSRLGMVLDMTLRDIERVLYFEAYVVTDPGMVSNLQRAQLLTEEQYLEMMEEHGDEFVAFMGAEGIRELLRNLDLNSEVESLHAELEVTGSEAKNKKLAKRLKILEGFQKSGIKPDWMILEVLPVLPPDLRPLVPLDGGRFATSDLNDLYRRVINRNNRLKRLLELKAPEIIVRNEKRMLQESVDSLLDNGRRGKAMTGANKRPLKSLADMIKGKGGRFRQNLLGKRVDYSGRSVIVVGPQLKLHQCGLPKLMALELFKPFIFHKLEVLGYATTIKQAKKMVESQEPVVWDILEDVIREHPVMLNRAPTLHRLGIQAFEPTLIEGKAIQLHPLVCAAFNADFDGDQMAVHVPLSLEAQMEARTLMLASNNVLSPANGQPIIVPSQDIVLGLYYATREKINGKGEGMYFADINEIERAMAAGQLDVHSRISVRLKQYEPSAVDGEFVEKLVRVETTAGRALLSKILPKGMPFKTIDRALKKKEISKLIDESFRRCGLKETVVFADKLMQNGYALATRAGISFCSDDMRVPAKKYEIIASAEAEVKEIEIQYTNGLVTNGERYNKVVDIWGRTGDQVAKVMMDELGHEETVDRHGKKVKQDSFNSIYMMADSGARGSAAQIRQLAGMRGLMAKPDGSIIETPITTNFREGLNVLQYFISTHGARKGLADTALKTANSGYLTRRLVDVTQDLVITEDDCGTRNGFVVKALVEGGEVIEALRERILGRVVVDDLIDPETQESVIFAGTMLDEDLVDLIDKLGIDEVKVRTPLTCDTRYGLCAQCYGRDLGRGTMVNAGEAVGVIAAQSIGEPGTQLTMRTFHVGGAASRAAVADKVEGKSAGTVRYSTNMRYVTSAKDEKVVISRSGEVLIVDDHGRERERHKVPYGAILSVDQDRAVKAGAKLATWDPHTRPIITEYAGTARFENVEEGVTVAKQVDDVTGLSTLVVIDNKRGGKAAVKGLRPVVKLLDESGQEVRVAGSDHTVSIAFQVGSIISVLDGQQVGVGDVLARMPQESAKTRDITGGLPRVAELFEARTPKDASVLAEYTGTIGFGKDTKGKQRLIITDLEGVAHEYLIPKDKHVLVHDGQVVNKGEKIVEGAPDPHDILRLQGVEELARYITDEVQDVYRLQGVKINDKHIEVIVRQMLRRVAITEPGDTKFIKSEQVERAELLAENDRAIAEGKLPANFDHMLLGITKASLSTDSFISAASFQETTRVLTEAAIMGKRDELRGLKENVIVGRLIPAGTGLAYHRSRKAQVAAEGAATSRPIDDVFAENATQGVAED; this comes from the coding sequence ATGAAAGCATTGCTCGATCTATTCAAGCAGGTAACGGCGGAAGAGGAATTTGACGCGATTACCATTGGTCTCGCCTCGCCCGAAAAGATCCGTTCCTGGTCCTACGGTGAAGTCAAGAAGCCGGAAACTATCAACTACCGTACTTTCAAGCCGGAGCGTGATGGCCTGTTCTGCGCCAAGATCTTCGGCCCGATCAAGGATTATGAGTGCCTGTGCGGCAAGTACAAGCGCCTCAAGCATCGCGGCGTGATCTGCGAGAAGTGCGGCGTCGAGGTGACGCTGGCCAAGGTTCGTCGTGACCGTATGGGTCACATTGAACTCGCCTCGCCGACCGCTCACATCTGGTTCCTGAAGTCACTGCCGTCCCGTCTCGGCATGGTGCTCGACATGACGCTGCGCGATATCGAGCGCGTGTTGTACTTCGAAGCATATGTCGTGACCGATCCAGGTATGGTCAGCAACCTCCAGCGTGCCCAGTTGCTCACCGAAGAGCAGTATCTGGAAATGATGGAAGAGCATGGCGACGAGTTTGTTGCTTTCATGGGTGCTGAAGGCATCCGTGAGTTGCTGCGCAATCTCGACCTCAATAGCGAAGTCGAATCGCTGCATGCGGAGCTCGAAGTCACCGGCTCCGAAGCAAAGAACAAGAAGCTCGCCAAGCGTCTGAAGATTCTCGAAGGTTTCCAGAAATCCGGCATTAAGCCGGACTGGATGATCCTCGAAGTTCTGCCAGTGCTGCCGCCGGACTTGCGCCCGCTGGTTCCGCTCGATGGCGGTCGTTTTGCCACATCCGACCTGAATGATCTTTATCGTCGCGTGATTAACCGGAATAATCGTCTGAAGCGTCTGCTTGAACTGAAGGCACCGGAAATCATCGTCCGCAACGAAAAGCGCATGCTGCAGGAGTCCGTCGACTCCCTGCTCGACAACGGTCGTCGCGGCAAGGCCATGACCGGTGCCAACAAGCGCCCGCTGAAGTCGCTGGCCGACATGATCAAGGGCAAGGGCGGTCGTTTCCGTCAGAACTTGCTGGGCAAGCGCGTTGACTACTCTGGCCGTTCAGTCATCGTGGTTGGTCCGCAGCTCAAGCTGCATCAATGCGGCCTGCCCAAGCTGATGGCGCTGGAACTGTTCAAGCCATTCATCTTCCACAAGCTGGAAGTGCTTGGCTACGCGACCACCATCAAGCAAGCCAAGAAGATGGTCGAAAGCCAGGAGCCGGTGGTTTGGGACATCCTCGAAGATGTCATCCGCGAACACCCGGTCATGCTGAACCGCGCGCCGACACTGCACCGCTTGGGTATCCAAGCCTTTGAGCCGACCCTGATTGAAGGCAAGGCCATTCAGTTGCATCCGCTGGTTTGCGCCGCGTTCAACGCCGACTTCGACGGTGACCAAATGGCTGTCCACGTCCCGCTGTCGCTCGAAGCACAGATGGAGGCACGCACGCTGATGCTGGCTTCTAACAATGTGCTGTCGCCTGCGAACGGTCAGCCGATCATCGTGCCCTCACAGGACATCGTGCTCGGCCTGTATTACGCTACGCGTGAAAAGATCAACGGTAAGGGCGAAGGCATGTACTTCGCTGACATCAATGAAATCGAGCGTGCCATGGCAGCCGGCCAGCTGGATGTGCACTCGCGCATTTCGGTTCGCCTCAAGCAATATGAGCCTTCTGCGGTCGACGGCGAATTTGTCGAAAAACTGGTTCGCGTCGAAACGACCGCCGGTCGTGCGCTGCTTTCGAAGATTCTTCCGAAGGGTATGCCTTTCAAGACGATTGATCGTGCCTTGAAGAAGAAGGAAATTTCCAAGCTGATCGACGAATCCTTCCGTCGCTGTGGCCTAAAGGAAACGGTTGTCTTCGCCGACAAGTTGATGCAGAACGGTTATGCCTTGGCTACCCGCGCTGGTATTTCCTTTTGCTCTGACGACATGCGCGTCCCGGCCAAGAAATACGAAATCATTGCTTCTGCCGAGGCTGAAGTTAAGGAAATCGAAATCCAGTACACCAACGGTCTGGTGACCAACGGCGAACGCTACAACAAGGTCGTCGATATCTGGGGCCGTACTGGCGATCAGGTTGCCAAGGTGATGATGGACGAACTCGGTCACGAGGAAACCGTCGACCGTCACGGCAAGAAGGTCAAGCAGGACTCGTTCAATTCTATCTACATGATGGCCGATTCCGGCGCCCGCGGCTCCGCGGCTCAGATTCGCCAGTTGGCCGGTATGCGTGGTTTGATGGCGAAGCCGGATGGCTCGATTATCGAGACACCGATTACGACTAACTTCCGCGAAGGTCTGAACGTTCTCCAGTACTTCATCTCGACCCACGGTGCCCGTAAGGGGCTGGCCGATACGGCGTTGAAGACGGCGAACTCCGGTTACCTGACACGTCGTCTGGTCGATGTCACGCAGGATCTGGTTATCACCGAAGATGACTGCGGAACCCGCAACGGTTTTGTCGTCAAGGCCTTGGTTGAGGGCGGTGAAGTTATCGAAGCCCTGCGCGAGCGTATTCTCGGCCGCGTCGTGGTTGATGACCTGATCGATCCGGAAACTCAGGAATCGGTGATTTTCGCCGGCACCATGCTGGACGAAGACTTGGTCGACCTGATCGACAAGCTGGGCATCGACGAAGTCAAGGTACGTACTCCGCTCACCTGCGATACGCGTTATGGCCTGTGTGCCCAGTGTTACGGTCGCGACCTTGGTCGCGGCACGATGGTCAATGCCGGTGAGGCTGTCGGCGTTATCGCTGCCCAGTCGATCGGGGAGCCGGGAACCCAGCTCACTATGCGTACCTTCCACGTCGGTGGAGCGGCTTCCCGTGCTGCCGTCGCTGACAAGGTCGAGGGCAAGTCTGCCGGTACCGTGCGCTATAGCACGAACATGCGCTATGTGACCAGTGCCAAGGATGAAAAGGTTGTTATTTCGCGTTCTGGCGAAGTCTTGATTGTCGATGATCATGGCCGCGAGCGCGAGCGTCACAAGGTGCCTTACGGAGCCATCCTTTCGGTTGATCAGGACAGGGCTGTCAAGGCCGGCGCCAAGCTGGCAACCTGGGATCCGCACACCCGTCCGATCATTACCGAATACGCTGGTACCGCCCGCTTCGAGAACGTTGAAGAAGGCGTCACTGTGGCCAAGCAGGTCGATGATGTAACCGGCCTTTCCACGCTCGTCGTTATCGACAACAAGCGTGGTGGTAAAGCGGCCGTCAAGGGTTTGCGTCCAGTCGTCAAGCTGCTTGATGAAAGTGGCCAGGAAGTTCGCGTTGCTGGTAGCGATCACACTGTTTCCATCGCCTTCCAGGTCGGATCCATCATTTCCGTGCTGGATGGTCAGCAGGTTGGTGTCGGTGACGTACTGGCCCGTATGCCGCAAGAGTCCGCCAAGACTCGCGACATTACCGGCGGTCTGCCGCGTGTGGCCGAACTGTTCGAAGCGCGTACGCCGAAGGATGCTTCCGTGCTTGCGGAATATACCGGCACAATTGGTTTTGGTAAGGATACTAAAGGAAAGCAGCGCCTGATCATTACTGATCTCGAGGGTGTTGCTCATGAGTATCTCATTCCCAAGGACAAGCACGTACTGGTGCATGACGGCCAGGTCGTCAACAAAGGCGAGAAGATTGTGGAAGGTGCTCCGGACCCACACGATATCCTGCGATTGCAGGGCGTCGAGGAGTTGGCCCGCTACATCACAGACGAAGTTCAAGATGTTTATCGTTTGCAAGGCGTAAAGATTAACGACAAGCATATTGAAGTCATTGTTCGCCAGATGCTTCGCCGTGTGGCGATAACTGAGCCAGGGGATACCAAATTTATCAAGTCTGAGCAGGTGGAACGCGCAGAATTGTTGGCAGAAAACGATCGAGCGATTGCGGAGGGTAAGTTGCCTGCTAATTTTGATCATATGCTGCTCGGTATTACGAAGGCTTCCCTGTCCACTGACTCGTTTATTTCTGCAGCGTCTTTCCAAGAAACTACGCGAGTGCTGACCGAGGCTGCCATTATGGGTAAGCGCGACGAACTTCGCGGGCTGAAGGAAAATGTAATCGTCGGACGTCTAATCCCGGCCGGTACCGGTTTGGCTTATCACCGCAGCCGCAAGGCTCAGGTGGCAGCCGAGGGTGCAGCAACCAGCCGTCCGATTGACGATGTCTTTGCCGAGAATGCAACGCAAGGAGTGGCAGAAGACTAG